The following coding sequences lie in one Arachis ipaensis cultivar K30076 chromosome B05, Araip1.1, whole genome shotgun sequence genomic window:
- the LOC107643680 gene encoding uncharacterized protein LOC107643680 → MRNVVPPSSRSSSNYVALRFCDFNPDYKGHAFHVKASSCRYMVVYQYGSAVLFNIEDHEVEVYLDLVKRHASTLLPEMRKDDYAVKEKPLLVEDMQGGPDYIVLKSLDTDGIRIIGSVLGQSIALDYFVSQVDGLVEEFAGINRGMEKTGTFTMDKKKLLQLVGKANSHLADVILKVGLFERSEIAWRDAKYAQIYEYLREEYEVAQRFGNLDFKLKFVEHNIHFLQEVLQNRKSDFLEWCIIGLLTIENVISFYEILRESNTIS, encoded by the exons ATGAGAAATGTTGTTCCCCCATCTTCTCGCTCATCATCAAACTATGTTGCCCTCCGGTTTTGTGACTTCAATCCAGACTATAAA GGACATGCATTTCATGTGAAAGCAAGCAGCTGTCGCTACATGGTTGTATACCAGTATGGCTCTGCTGTTTTGTTTAACATTGAGGATCATGAAGTGGAAGTTTACCTAGATCTAGTTAAGAGGCATGCATCTACTTTACTTCCAGAGATGCGGAAAGATG ATTATGCAGTAAAGGAAAAGCCACTATTAGTTGAAGACATGCAAGGAGGCCCAGACTACATAGTTCTAAAATCTTTGGATACTGATGGCATCCGTATAATTGGAAGTGTACTGGGACAAAGCATTGCTCTTGATTATTTTGTGTCGCAG GTTGATGGCTTAGTTGAAGAGTTTGCCGGCATAAATCGTGGAATGGAGAAAACTGGGACTTTCACTATGGATAAGAAGAAGCTTCTACAGCTGGTTGGGAAAGCTAACTCGCACTTAGCTGATGTGATTCTTAAAGTCGGTCTCTTTGAGAG ATCAGAAATTGCTTGGAGAGATGCGAAGTATGCACAAATATACGAATATTTACGGGAGGAGTATGAAGTTGCTCAACGCTTTGGAAACCTGGATTTCAAATTGAAATTTGTCGAG CACAATATTCATTTTCTCCAAGAAGTTCTCCAGAACAGGAAGTCAGATTTCTTGGAATGGTGCATTATTGGCCTATTGACGATTGAAAATGTTATATCTTTTTATGAGATTCTTCGAGAGTCAAATACAATCTCTTAG
- the LOC107641896 gene encoding uncharacterized protein At5g01610 produces MEKVLTKASSLKIGSSWITKKAKEEFTNISEDISTFSSTVEEKAKWIFNKLKGKPLKSLSDLLKEYNLPPGLFPQNIICYEFDETNGKLIVYLPSSCEVSFKDASVVRYATRVKGILSRGKLSTIEGMKTKVLVWVKVTSVTVEGYKSDKVWFTAGVKKARSKDAYDTPRDALRVSEF; encoded by the exons atggagaaggtTCTCACAAAAGCTTCAAGCTTGAAGATTGGAAGCTCGTGGATTACCAAGAAGGCCAAAGAAGAGTTCACTAACATCAGTGAAGACATTAGT ACTTTCTCAAGCACAGTTGAAGAGAAGGCAAAATGGATTTTCAACAAGCTAAAAG GCAAGCCATTGAAAAGCCTATCAGATCTCCTCAAAGAGTACAACCTACCACCAGGGCTGTTTCCGCAAAACATAATCTGTTATGAGTTTGATGAAACAAATGGTAAGCTGATTGTGTACCTGCCGTCTTCGTGTGAAGTGAGCTTCAAGGACGCATCGGTTGTTAGGTACGCGACTCGAGTCAAAGGTATCCTTTCGAGGGGAAAGCTGTCGACAATAGAGGGAATGAAAACAAAGGTCCTTGTGTGGGTCAAGGTGACGAGTGTGACAGTTGAGGGTTACAAATCGGACAAGGTGTGGTTCACAGCCGGTGTGAAGAAGGCTAGGTCAAAAGATGCATATGATACACCTCGTGATGCTCTCAGAGTATCTGAATTCTGA